One genomic segment of Culturomica massiliensis includes these proteins:
- a CDS encoding P-loop NTPase fold protein, translating into METKLQSKQQYPRFIQNKPCGIDKFDGGSQERLAKTIARHFCQNDSLDEECTLPRIIGIEGIWGSGKSNVVKMLERELSDDYYFFEYDAWGHQEDLQRRSILELLTSKLIDDGILSGNATIKVKGGGTKTVSWSEKLKYLLARKTETVTEKYPLISNGMVAAFLVAVLTPIFTFIAYAVKPTPTTWWFSLLSIIIAALPVLIALCVWKWAYSKDHKYGWSYMLAIYQDKVEKDVCYETLSEDEPTVYEFKTWMQDISDFIKEKGQRKLVLVFDNMDRLPAEKVKELWSSIHTFFADSGFENVWAVIPFDETHLACAFGDETDEQTKQLTKYFINKTFPIVYRVAPPVITDYRSIFNKLFVEAFGETENEAKETINRIFRLVNPNANVREIISYINEMVALKQEWCNEILMINIALFCLKKTDILANPVEQILSGDYLNGIQTIINNDLQTQREIAALVYGVDVEDARQIPLKKYIEGCINGEEDHDINQYAETNKQFDTVLEEVIQCMDNALIDKIIHCLHKLTRKSDVILRVWQRIAQLKLKESIEKQVFPVEYQELLLHLDTESQNHVIAQLYKKIVRFNDFNGGDYFKTLDAIDRFIAQNKLACDFTSLIEAKTVKPNTFIDYIQAANATDAAYRDNATTKAYKYYQVATNSEALDNYLANLLPDNFDHADIVKTLKDNSTYTFPTLLQAITNCIDEQNVNKDNIGAIFTTYRLLASDEERPLPVTLDSTYINQLHSELETDGRNIKESGYYDLVAMQLAHGHSVSLIEGGDIKYVAELMDYYVDHGDLLVNSVGWNIPLLNETLQYMVNHKLGYKLLLSDILPQFEDIKNRIGVTDEVFIEHLAEWNTDLDKYITKNNIKDVIPDASFYDLTTKISNVLTDHINKIAFEALSEISVDTLYAQRTAHTSYYWFVAIKHLLAKIKSLPDNLTEFGKKILMDIASGTQSLNPFPNCFKNIVERLDKRKIKSTVTDIRNDFCIGKKTINAIKFQFFETWLRSHGNLKSQAGDVIDKIVKPVISDGACRSLILQNKDFYMDLINTAGDDAYELKKSLRNLIQKDSDPQLVKFVNSIDSVPEVETA; encoded by the coding sequence ATGGAAACAAAACTACAATCCAAACAGCAATATCCGCGGTTTATCCAAAATAAACCGTGTGGTATTGACAAATTCGATGGAGGTTCGCAAGAAAGGTTGGCAAAAACTATTGCTCGCCATTTTTGTCAGAATGATTCATTGGATGAGGAATGTACTTTACCTCGAATTATCGGCATCGAAGGTATTTGGGGATCTGGAAAATCCAACGTGGTTAAAATGTTGGAACGTGAATTATCAGACGACTATTACTTTTTTGAGTATGACGCATGGGGACATCAAGAGGACTTGCAACGCCGCTCTATATTGGAATTGCTTACAAGCAAACTTATTGATGATGGTATCCTATCTGGAAATGCAACAATAAAAGTCAAAGGTGGAGGTACGAAAACCGTATCATGGTCTGAAAAGCTGAAATATTTATTAGCCCGTAAAACGGAGACCGTAACCGAAAAATATCCCCTTATCAGTAATGGTATGGTTGCGGCATTTTTGGTTGCAGTTTTAACTCCGATATTTACATTTATTGCGTATGCAGTAAAACCTACACCCACAACATGGTGGTTTTCTTTATTGTCTATTATCATAGCTGCACTGCCAGTTCTTATTGCATTGTGCGTTTGGAAATGGGCATATAGCAAAGATCATAAATATGGATGGAGTTATATGTTAGCTATTTATCAAGATAAAGTCGAAAAGGACGTTTGCTATGAGACTTTGAGCGAAGACGAACCAACGGTTTACGAGTTCAAAACATGGATGCAAGACATTTCTGATTTTATCAAGGAAAAAGGACAACGTAAATTAGTCCTTGTTTTTGACAACATGGATCGTCTCCCCGCTGAAAAAGTAAAAGAATTATGGTCTTCTATCCATACGTTCTTCGCCGATAGCGGTTTTGAAAATGTTTGGGCTGTTATTCCTTTCGATGAAACACATTTAGCTTGTGCATTCGGAGATGAGACCGACGAACAAACGAAACAACTGACCAAGTATTTTATCAATAAAACTTTCCCTATTGTTTATCGTGTTGCTCCTCCTGTTATTACCGACTATCGAAGTATATTCAACAAACTGTTTGTTGAAGCATTTGGAGAAACAGAAAATGAAGCGAAAGAAACTATAAATCGGATATTCAGATTGGTAAATCCTAATGCCAATGTTAGGGAAATTATATCATATATCAATGAGATGGTCGCTCTTAAACAAGAGTGGTGTAACGAAATTTTGATGATAAACATAGCATTGTTCTGTTTGAAGAAGACGGATATTCTGGCAAATCCAGTAGAACAAATATTGTCCGGCGACTATCTGAATGGCATTCAAACAATAATTAACAATGATCTGCAAACACAACGCGAAATTGCAGCTTTGGTATATGGTGTCGATGTTGAAGATGCTCGACAAATTCCATTGAAAAAATATATTGAAGGCTGCATCAACGGAGAAGAAGACCACGACATAAATCAATATGCAGAGACTAATAAACAATTTGACACTGTATTAGAAGAAGTTATACAATGTATGGACAATGCGCTTATCGATAAGATTATACATTGTTTGCATAAATTAACTCGAAAGAGCGATGTTATTCTGCGTGTATGGCAAAGAATAGCACAATTGAAATTAAAAGAATCCATAGAGAAGCAGGTGTTCCCTGTCGAATACCAAGAACTGCTGTTGCATTTAGACACGGAAAGCCAAAACCATGTGATTGCTCAATTATATAAGAAGATAGTTCGGTTCAATGACTTCAATGGCGGCGACTATTTCAAAACGTTAGATGCAATAGACAGGTTTATTGCGCAAAATAAGTTGGCGTGCGATTTTACGTCATTGATTGAAGCAAAAACAGTCAAGCCAAATACATTTATCGATTATATTCAAGCTGCAAATGCAACAGATGCTGCCTATCGGGATAACGCGACAACTAAAGCATATAAATATTATCAAGTAGCAACAAATTCGGAGGCGCTCGATAATTATTTGGCAAACTTACTACCCGATAATTTCGACCATGCAGATATTGTAAAAACGTTAAAAGATAATTCTACCTATACGTTTCCAACGCTTTTGCAAGCGATCACGAATTGCATTGATGAACAGAATGTAAATAAAGATAATATAGGGGCTATATTTACAACCTATCGTTTATTGGCATCTGACGAAGAAAGACCTTTACCTGTAACGTTAGATTCAACCTACATAAATCAGTTGCATTCTGAATTAGAAACTGATGGCCGAAACATTAAAGAGTCTGGATATTACGATTTAGTCGCCATGCAATTGGCACATGGTCATTCCGTTTCCTTAATAGAGGGTGGAGATATAAAATATGTTGCAGAACTCATGGACTATTATGTGGATCATGGAGACTTATTAGTAAATAGTGTGGGATGGAATATACCGCTATTAAATGAAACACTACAATACATGGTAAATCATAAACTTGGCTATAAATTATTGCTCTCAGACATATTGCCCCAATTTGAAGATATTAAGAACAGAATAGGTGTAACGGATGAGGTATTTATCGAGCATTTAGCAGAGTGGAATACCGATTTGGATAAGTATATCACTAAGAACAATATTAAAGATGTAATTCCTGACGCATCTTTTTACGATTTGACCACTAAAATAAGCAATGTCCTGACCGATCATATCAATAAAATAGCGTTCGAAGCGTTGTCTGAAATAAGTGTTGATACATTATACGCCCAAAGAACAGCACATACATCATATTATTGGTTTGTCGCAATAAAACATTTACTGGCTAAAATCAAATCCTTGCCAGATAACTTGACTGAATTTGGCAAAAAGATTCTGATGGATATTGCTTCTGGAACTCAAAGTTTGAATCCTTTCCCTAATTGTTTCAAGAATATAGTTGAAAGATTGGATAAACGAAAAATTAAATCGACAGTTACCGATATAAGAAATGATTTCTGCATCGGTAAAAAGACTATCAATGCAATAAAGTTTCAATTTTTCGAAACATGGCTTAGATCGCATGGTAATTTGAAAAGTCAAGCTGGAGACGTTATTGATAAAATAGTGAAACCTGTAATTTCCGATGGGGCATGCCGTTCATTGATTCTGCAAAACAAAGATTTTTATATGGATTTAATAAATACAGCAGGGGATGATGCTTATGAATTGAAAAAGAGTCTCCGAAACCTCATACAAAAAGATTCAGATCCGCAATTGGTTAAATTTGTCAATTCGATAGATTCAGTACCTGAGGTTGAAACCGCGTAA
- a CDS encoding ATP-binding protein, whose product METVNRILQEKITARIAPNKAVLIFGARRVGKTVMMRKIVDNYSGRTMMLNGEDYDTLALLENRSIANYRHLLDGIDLLAIDEAQNIPQIGSILKLIVDEIPGISVLASGSSSFDLLNKTGEPLVGRSTQFLLTPFSQREIAQTETALETRQNLEARLIYGSYPEVVMMENYERKTDYLRDIVGAYLLKDILAIDGLKNSSKMRDLLRLIAFQLGSEVSYEELGKQLGMSKTTVEKYLDLLEKVFVIYRLGAYSRNLRKEVTKAGKWYFYDNGIRNAIIGAFSPLAIRQDVGALWENYIIGERRKANFNEGLHREFYFWRTYDKQEIDLIEESADSLTALEFKWGNKMPAAPKAFQEAYPYAEFHVVNRENYLEFV is encoded by the coding sequence ATGGAAACAGTAAATAGAATACTTCAAGAGAAGATTACAGCACGAATCGCGCCCAATAAAGCAGTACTGATTTTTGGTGCTCGCCGTGTTGGTAAAACGGTAATGATGCGTAAAATTGTGGACAACTATTCAGGTAGGACGATGATGCTCAACGGCGAAGACTACGACACATTAGCACTATTGGAGAATCGCTCAATAGCCAATTATCGGCATTTATTGGATGGTATTGATTTGCTGGCTATTGATGAGGCACAGAACATACCACAAATCGGTAGTATTCTGAAGTTGATAGTTGATGAAATACCGGGAATAAGTGTCTTGGCAAGTGGTTCTTCGTCATTCGATTTGCTGAATAAGACTGGTGAACCGTTGGTCGGCCGCAGTACGCAATTTCTCCTTACACCATTCTCGCAACGGGAAATCGCACAGACGGAAACGGCACTTGAAACCCGCCAGAACCTCGAAGCGCGCTTGATTTACGGTTCCTATCCCGAAGTAGTAATGATGGAGAACTATGAACGTAAAACAGACTACCTACGTGATATTGTCGGTGCATACCTGCTTAAAGATATCTTAGCAATTGACGGCTTAAAAAATTCGAGCAAGATGCGCGATCTACTGCGATTGATAGCTTTTCAGTTGGGCAGCGAAGTTTCTTACGAAGAGTTAGGTAAACAACTCGGCATGAGCAAGACGACCGTTGAAAAATACCTCGACCTATTGGAAAAGGTCTTCGTTATCTATCGTCTGGGGGCTTATTCGCGTAACCTACGCAAGGAGGTTACAAAAGCTGGCAAGTGGTACTTCTACGACAACGGCATTCGCAATGCCATTATCGGGGCTTTCTCACCGCTGGCCATTCGGCAGGATGTCGGTGCGCTGTGGGAGAACTACATCATCGGAGAGCGGCGCAAAGCGAACTTCAATGAGGGACTGCACAGGGAGTTCTATTTCTGGCGCACCTACGACAAACAGGAAATCGACCTGATTGAGGAGAGTGCCGACAGTCTTACCGCCTTGGAGTTCAAGTGGGGAAATAAAATGCCGGCCGCACCGAAAGCCTTCCAAGAAGCCTATCCCTATGCCGAGTTTCATGTGGTAAATCGGGAGAATTATTTGGAGTTCGTATAA
- a CDS encoding RteC domain-containing protein, translating into MNYFLLAETDFFRLINEAGDCNMETAYTAFATQVIELCNGGMDMNLTVIALAYIEIELQHHPVRNLSEEKREIAAYVSKALSFVRKMQKFLATPQVPPLISANNATETTASLLQWTGNAIDLVELIYGIDVMGCINNGNMPLKQLAPLLYKIFGVDSKDCYRFYTDIKRRKNESRTYFIDRMQEKLNERMLRDEELERMRK; encoded by the coding sequence ATGAATTATTTCTTGCTGGCGGAAACCGACTTTTTCCGCCTGATAAACGAAGCCGGCGACTGCAATATGGAAACGGCATACACGGCTTTCGCCACCCAAGTGATCGAACTGTGCAACGGCGGCATGGACATGAACCTTACCGTCATCGCGCTTGCCTACATCGAAATCGAGTTGCAGCACCATCCCGTACGTAATCTGTCAGAAGAAAAAAGAGAGATTGCCGCCTACGTCAGCAAGGCTCTGTCTTTCGTAAGAAAGATGCAGAAATTCCTTGCCACGCCCCAAGTGCCACCACTAATATCCGCCAACAACGCAACAGAAACCACCGCCAGCCTTCTTCAATGGACGGGCAATGCCATCGACCTCGTGGAACTTATCTACGGCATAGACGTGATGGGCTGCATCAACAACGGCAATATGCCGCTCAAACAGCTCGCCCCACTTCTCTATAAGATATTCGGGGTTGATTCTAAAGACTGCTACCGCTTCTACACTGATATCAAACGCCGGAAGAACGAAAGCCGCACCTATTTCATTGACAGGATGCAGGAAAAACTGAACGAGAGAATGTTGCGTGATGAGGAGTTGGAGCGGATGAGAAAATAA
- a CDS encoding sigma-54-dependent transcriptional regulator has translation MNKTKIIVVEDNIVYCEYVCNMLSREGYRNMKAYHLSTAKKHLQQATDNDIVVADLRLPDGSGIDLLCWMRKEGKMQPFIIMTDYAEVNTAVESMKLGSIDYIPKQLVEDKLVPLIRSILKERQAGQRRMPIFAREGSAFQKIMHRIRLVAATDMSVMIFGENGTGKEHIAHLLHDKSKRAGKPFVAVDCGSLSKELAPSAFFGHVKGAFTGADNAKKGYFHEAEGGTLFLDEVGNLALETQQMLLRAIQERRYRPVGDKADRNFNVRIIAATNEDLEVSVNEKRFRQDLLYRLHDFGITVPPLRDCQEDIMPLAEFFRDMANRELECSVSGFSSEARKALLTHAWPGNVRELRQKVMGAVLQAQEGVVMKEHLELAVTKPTSTVSFALRNDAEDKERILRALKQANGNRSVAAELLGIGRTTLYSKLEEYGLKYKFKQS, from the coding sequence ATGAATAAGACAAAAATAATTGTGGTGGAAGACAACATCGTGTATTGCGAATATGTCTGCAATATGCTGTCACGGGAGGGCTACCGCAATATGAAGGCTTACCACCTCTCAACCGCGAAGAAACATCTGCAACAGGCAACAGATAATGATATCGTGGTTGCCGACCTGCGTCTGCCTGACGGCAGTGGCATAGACCTTTTGTGCTGGATGCGAAAGGAGGGAAAGATGCAGCCCTTCATCATTATGACCGACTACGCCGAAGTTAATACCGCCGTGGAAAGCATGAAACTCGGCTCGATAGACTATATTCCCAAACAGCTTGTGGAGGATAAACTTGTCCCCCTGATCCGTTCCATACTGAAAGAACGTCAGGCAGGACAACGCCGTATGCCTATATTCGCCCGTGAAGGTTCCGCCTTTCAGAAAATCATGCACCGCATAAGGCTGGTAGCCGCCACCGATATGAGCGTGATGATATTTGGTGAGAACGGCACGGGCAAGGAGCATATTGCCCACCTGTTGCATGACAAGAGCAAACGTGCAGGCAAGCCATTTGTGGCGGTGGACTGCGGTTCACTCTCCAAAGAGCTTGCACCGTCGGCTTTCTTCGGACACGTCAAAGGTGCATTTACAGGTGCGGACAATGCCAAGAAAGGATATTTCCATGAGGCGGAAGGCGGCACGTTGTTTCTGGACGAGGTAGGAAACCTCGCGTTGGAAACCCAACAGATGTTGCTCCGTGCCATACAGGAGAGGCGGTATCGCCCGGTCGGAGACAAGGCAGACCGGAATTTCAATGTCCGCATCATCGCTGCTACCAATGAAGATTTGGAGGTATCGGTGAATGAAAAGCGTTTTCGGCAGGATCTTCTGTACCGCCTGCACGACTTCGGGATAACCGTTCCTCCGTTGCGTGACTGTCAAGAAGACATTATGCCGCTGGCAGAGTTCTTCCGTGATATGGCAAACAGAGAGCTGGAGTGTAGCGTGAGCGGGTTCAGTTCCGAAGCACGTAAAGCGTTGCTGACACACGCATGGCCGGGCAACGTGCGGGAACTTCGGCAGAAAGTTATGGGTGCTGTATTGCAGGCGCAGGAAGGTGTTGTCATGAAAGAGCATCTGGAACTTGCCGTGACGAAACCGACCTCTACTGTCAGCTTCGCCTTGCGCAATGACGCGGAGGATAAGGAGCGGATATTGCGTGCGTTGAAACAGGCAAACGGCAACCGGAGTGTCGCCGCAGAACTGCTCGGCATAGGCAGGACAACACTATACAGCAAACTTGAAGAGTATGGACTTAAATATAAATTCAAGCAATCATAG
- a CDS encoding dihydrofolate reductase family protein produces the protein MGKVQILAVLTMDGCLSSELYDKAHQDLCLDRCGLDEIRKKAFYRVTPDYSISMLHEWRKDCTNIRYLAEATPDTADYINGLLRMHAVDEIILYTVPFISGSGRHFFKSALPEQHWTLSSLKSYPNGVCRIIYILDKKAR, from the coding sequence ATGGGTAAAGTTCAGATTCTCGCCGTACTGACGATGGACGGATGTCTTTCTTCAGAGTTATATGATAAAGCACATCAGGATTTGTGCCTTGACCGTTGCGGTCTTGATGAAATCAGGAAGAAAGCCTTTTACCGTGTGACACCGGACTATTCCATTTCAATGCTGCACGAATGGAGAAAAGACTGCACAAACATCCGTTACCTCGCGGAAGCCACACCGGACACGGCAGACTATATAAACGGACTGCTGCGGATGCACGCTGTGGATGAAATCATACTATACACCGTTCCTTTCATATCCGGAAGCGGACGACATTTTTTTAAGTCGGCTCTGCCAGAGCAACACTGGACGCTTTCCTCTTTGAAAAGCTATCCCAACGGTGTATGTCGCATTATCTATATCCTTGATAAAAAAGCAAGATAG
- a CDS encoding hybrid sensor histidine kinase/response regulator, with the protein MERSGNFYKAIRLGYILISILIGCMAYNSLYEWQEIEALELGNKKIDELRKEINNINIQMIKFSLLGETILEWNDKDIEHYHARRMAMDSMLCRFKATYPAERIDSVRSLLEDKERQMFQIVRLMDEQQSINKKIANQIPVIVQKSVQEQSKKPKRKGFLGIFGKKKEVTPAVSTTILHSVNRNVISEQKVQDRQLSEQADSLAARNAELNRQLQELICQIEEKVQTELQSRENEIVAMREKSFMQVGGLMGFVLLLLLISYIIIHRDAKSIKQYKHKTTDLIRQLEQSVQRNEALITSRKKAVHTITHELRTPLTAITGYAGLIRKEQCEDKSGQYIQNILQSSDRMRDMLNTLLDFFRLDNGKEQPRLSPCRISAITHTLETEFMPVAVNKGLSLSVKTGHDAIVLTDKERIIQIGNNLLSNAVKFTEEGGVSLITEYDNGVLTLVVEDTGTGMTEEEQKQAFGAFERLSNAAAKEGFGLGLAIMRNIVSMLGGTIRLDSKKGKGSRFTVEISMQEAEEQLGYTSNTPVYHNNKFHDVVAIDNDEVLLLMLKEMYSQEGIHCDTCTDAAALMEMIRQKEYSLLLTDLNMPDINGFELLELLRSSNVGNSPTIPVVVATASGSCNKGELLAKGFAGCLFKPFSISELMEVSDRCAIKATPDGKPDFSALLSYGNEAVMLEKLITETEKEMQAVRDAAKEKDLQKLDSLIHHLRSSWEVLRADQPLNVLYGLLRGDALPDGEALSHAVTAVLDKGVEIIRLAEEERRKYEDE; encoded by the coding sequence ATGGAGCGGTCAGGAAATTTCTATAAGGCAATACGGTTGGGATATATACTTATCTCCATTCTTATCGGATGTATGGCATATAATAGCCTCTATGAATGGCAGGAGATAGAAGCATTAGAACTTGGCAATAAAAAAATAGACGAGCTCCGAAAAGAAATAAACAATATCAATATTCAAATGATAAAATTTTCTCTATTGGGTGAAACAATACTGGAATGGAACGATAAAGATATCGAGCATTACCATGCACGGCGTATGGCAATGGACAGTATGCTCTGCCGTTTCAAGGCCACCTATCCAGCAGAGCGCATCGATAGTGTGCGCAGTCTTTTAGAGGATAAGGAACGACAGATGTTCCAGATAGTCCGGTTAATGGATGAACAACAATCTATTAACAAGAAGATAGCCAATCAAATTCCGGTTATTGTACAGAAAAGTGTGCAGGAACAGTCCAAAAAGCCAAAACGAAAAGGTTTCTTAGGCATATTCGGCAAAAAAAAGGAAGTAACTCCAGCAGTATCAACCACTATCCTTCATTCGGTCAATAGAAACGTAATCAGCGAACAGAAAGTGCAGGATCGCCAATTGTCGGAACAAGCCGACAGCCTTGCAGCTCGTAATGCAGAACTTAACAGACAACTGCAAGAATTGATTTGCCAAATAGAAGAAAAGGTACAAACCGAACTGCAAAGCCGGGAAAACGAAATAGTTGCCATGCGTGAAAAGTCATTTATGCAAGTAGGCGGTTTAATGGGATTCGTTCTTCTATTGTTGTTAATTTCCTACATCATCATACATCGTGATGCAAAAAGCATTAAACAATACAAGCACAAGACAACTGATTTGATAAGGCAACTGGAACAATCCGTACAACGGAACGAGGCACTGATAACGTCAAGGAAGAAGGCGGTACATACTATCACCCATGAACTGCGCACACCGCTGACAGCAATAACAGGCTATGCCGGACTGATACGGAAAGAACAGTGTGAGGATAAGTCCGGGCAGTATATCCAAAACATACTGCAATCCTCCGACCGTATGCGGGATATGCTTAACACTTTGCTTGACTTCTTCCGCCTGGACAACGGCAAGGAACAGCCCCGTCTGTCACCCTGCCGGATTTCAGCAATCACGCACACACTTGAAACGGAGTTCATGCCTGTTGCCGTGAACAAAGGGCTGTCCTTGTCCGTGAAGACTGGACACGATGCCATTGTATTGACCGACAAAGAGCGAATAATACAAATCGGGAATAACCTGCTGTCAAACGCTGTCAAGTTCACAGAAGAAGGCGGTGTTTCTTTGATTACTGAATATGATAATGGAGTTCTGACACTGGTCGTTGAAGATACAGGTACAGGCATGACAGAAGAGGAACAGAAACAAGCGTTCGGTGCGTTTGAACGTCTATCAAATGCCGCCGCAAAGGAGGGTTTCGGGCTTGGGCTTGCCATAATGCGTAATATTGTGTCGATGCTTGGCGGAACAATCCGTTTAGACAGCAAGAAAGGGAAAGGCAGTCGTTTCACAGTTGAAATTTCTATGCAGGAAGCTGAAGAACAGCTTGGATATACAAGCAATACACCTGTTTATCATAACAATAAATTCCATGATGTTGTCGCCATTGACAATGATGAGGTATTACTTCTGATGCTGAAAGAGATGTATTCCCAAGAAGGAATACACTGCGACACTTGCACCGATGCTGCGGCACTGATGGAAATGATACGCCAGAAAGAATACAGCCTGTTGCTGACAGACTTGAATATGCCCGATATAAACGGTTTCGAATTGCTGGAACTGTTGCGTTCGTCCAACGTGGGCAATTCACCAACAATCCCGGTGGTTGTGGCAACCGCTTCGGGCAGTTGTAACAAAGGGGAACTATTGGCAAAAGGCTTTGCCGGATGCCTGTTCAAACCGTTCTCCATATCGGAACTGATGGAGGTTTCCGACAGGTGTGCCATAAAAGCGACACCGGACGGGAAACCGGACTTTTCCGCCTTATTGTCCTATGGCAATGAAGCCGTCATGCTGGAAAAGTTGATAACTGAAACAGAAAAGGAAATGCAGGCGGTACGGGATGCAGCAAAAGAAAAAGACCTGCAAAAGCTGGATTCCCTGATCCACCACCTGCGCAGTTCGTGGGAGGTGCTCCGTGCCGACCAACCGCTGAATGTACTTTACGGATTGCTTCGTGGCGATGCTCTCCCGGATGGTGAAGCGTTAAGCCATGCCGTGACTGCCGTGCTGGATAAGGGAGTGGAAATAATACGGTTGGCAGAAGAGGAAAGGAGAAAATACGAAGATGAATAA